The genomic region GCAATGTACTTCGAATCCTtcgacggggtactgaactttaagatcagccatgatctcattgaatggcggagcaggctcgaagggctgaatgacctactcctgctcctatcttctatgtttcacgGGCCTTCTTCTgggggtctcttttctttgcctgTTGGCCATTAGCTGCCTTGTTCTCTCCTGGACCAAATGCTGATTTTCCTTTTGGAACTTTGTACTTAGACTGCCGGGAATAGATGAGATTCTTGGAGAATAACAGAGGAATGTTTCCATTGAAGAGTAAGACGGCCACAGTTGTTGCTGCAACAAATAAGTCTAATGTTAGTCAGAGATCTTGGGAGTAAGTTGGAGAACAGGTAACGACAGTATGAAGAGCTAGAAAGGAGGTGGATTATGTGGATATTCAAGGGATGCATTAAGGGCGACATTGCGGTgagcacaaagctattacagtgccagcaacccaggttcccaggttcaaatccagcactggaaggagtttggatgttctccctgtgtctgcatgggtttcctccgggtgcttcagtttccttccaccctcttaaaaaaaacacatggggttagtaggttaattggtgtatttgggcagcacagactcacggtccggaagggcctgttaccaggttgtatgtctaaaaaatatatataccatATTCAAGGACTGGCTCTTCCCAACTGTTGACAGTTTCTTGAATTATACTGCtctttcattctttttctttgtaACACTGTGCTCAATTCTTCTGGTTTACTTCGCACTGCCTATTGTATTTAAGTATCATTTGACTTGCCCAGGGAGCAGGCAAAATAAGATTTTTCACTCTGTCTCAGGTAAACTATTCAATTTGATTTGATTCAGTTTAATTTAGTGAAGCAGGTGGCGCAACGTGCCAGACCCAGCTTCGCCCTTCACCTCCAGTGTGATGGGGACATGTTATCTTCTCCCCCGTGATCCATATTGGTTCCCCTGGGTGCTTAAAATTCTTCCAATATTCCAAAAGTGCGCgagttggtaggttaatcggCCATGGCCAATTGTCCCtggtgtgtgggtgaggggtagAATCCGGGGGGAGTTGCTGAGAAAGGGGGGGGCTAAGAATAACCTTCAAGTACTGAAAAGCCCAGATAGAGTGGCCTgcagtctgggaccagagggcacagcctcggaATACAAAattatccctttagaacagagatgaggaggaatttccttactcagaggatggtgaatctgtgggatgcTGTGGAGGACAAGTCATTGGGCATATTCAAGACTGAGATCTTAATTGGGAAGAAAATCAAGAGTTACGGGGAGAAGGAACTGAAAATGAAAGTAAATTGCCACGTTGGAATGGCCAAATTTCACACCAAGTCTGTGGTCTAATAAACAAGGTAATGTGTAGGGTCGGTGTAAACAGTCAGCAAGGACTGAGTTTCCGAGCTCTATGACACAGAGCTGCATTCCCTTTGGATTGGAATTTCTTACAGATTACTTTATATTCTTGATGGATCCTGCAAAATTTTTTTCCTCCTAATTTTAATCGTCATTTGCCCATCACCACTCTGTTTACCGAGCACCTGTCATTGAAAACCCAGCAGTCCACATACCTGACTGAGGCGACTATGTCAATCCAAACATCAATAAGCACTGGAATATCTGGTGTTTCATTTACTTACACAAGCTCATTTTTCCATAAAGACACACTTACACGGCATAAGATGCTGTTCAGCTGATGACCCAGACTCCCCCACAGCTACTGGCAGGGCGACATGAATGAGGGAACAGGGCAACGGGGTCCAGTCAGAGGCAACGTTCTCTGGGGTACTCAGAATCGACCTCATCTACTGTGAAGTCACCCAACATCAGATCAAATGCTGGAAAAAGAACCTTCCCCTAAATCCAGGCAGGGTTGGCCAGTCAACATATCGGGCTGGAACACTGCCTCAGGTCTGACAATAGGAGAGGGGAAACAGGCAGTGTTAAAGGGGTcagtaggtgataggtggatccGGAAGGGGTGGAGGATGACagacagatggagccaggtggggggagagggaaggatggagtTGGGAGAATGATGGGTGGAAGTCgatggggatgggatggggggtTGGTTGAGGGGGAGTGGTAAAGGCAGATGGAGTCAGGAGTGAGGGGAGGGTGATGGTGTAGACGTGTCTGAAGGACATTGATGACACCATATGAGGGTGATGGTAACTAGATGGGACAgtggggtgggggatgagagaATGGTCTTCATAACCTCTCAGACCTGAAGAAGAGTTTctccccaaaatgttgactgtagTGGTGTTAGCATATATGATGGTGGCATTTTAGAGGCTTCCAGACAAACAAGGGGATGGAGGAGTAAGCATAATGTACAGGCAGGAGGGatctagtttaatttggcatcatgttcagcacagacattgtgggctgaagagcctgtttctgtactgtaccattctgtgttCCTATGATGTACTGTTCTGTGTTCCTGTGATGTGTTGTTGTGTTCCTGTGCTGAACTGTTCTGTGTTCCTGTGATGTGACAGTATACACCcaagactgtgtggccagacacaattccaatttaTCTACGTTTATCGATGACATCATGGTTGTccgcagaatcacaaatagcaatgaggaagcatacaggagggagatagatcagcttattgaatggtgtaacgacaacaactttgtgcttaacatcagcaaaaccaaggagatgattatggacttcaggagaaagtcaggggaacacgacccagtcctcattgagggctcagtagtggagaaggtcaagaatttcaaattcctgggtctcaacatctccgaggatctattcTAGAGCCTCctcgttgatgcaatcataaagaaggctcgccagtggctatactttgtgaggtgtctgaggcagtttggtatgtcatcgaagGCTCTTGTAAACTTCAACAGGtggatcgtggagagcattctgactgattgcatcactgcctggtatggaggcaccaactctcaggacaagaataaactccagagggttgttaactcagcctatgacatcacagacaccagatttcattccattgaggacatctacatgagggggGGGGTCTTaacaaaagcagcctctatcctcaaagacccccaccatccaggccatgccctcttcattctgttaccattggaaaaaaggtacagaagcctaaagacgagcactcagtggcacaaggacaggttcttacctgctgccatcagattcctgaataatcaatgaaccaaagacactgccttacttttcaaccacaattatttttttaatgctgtaagatggttataatgtgtatGTTTGCACAACGATGctcccacaaaacaccaaatttcatgactcgttcatgacaataaattctgattctgatgttctGTGTTCCATGTGTTTTCCTGCTATTGACATTAATGTTAACAACAgaaaaagacatttgaacaggaTCATACAGTCATTGCCGTCCCATCCATGGTGcaatgttttttgttttttttttaaatttttttattttcatggtgcaATGTTAATGTCACGGTCAGACAGACCAGCAGAGGGCACCAACCTCTGTGAATGCAGGGCAGAGTCAGGCTGAAGCCTGAATCCACCAGGCCTCATGCAAGAGAGAGGGATATTGGTACTTACCAATGAAGGGGCCAAGCCAATAGACGATCATGTATTCTGATAATGTGTTCCCAGAACAATGGAATGTGACGGAGAATGAGAGTGCTGGGTTAAATAGAGCTGTGGTGTATGGGCCAGCTATAGAGGGGGTTGAAACCATAGATTAGACATTAGGCATAGTAATACCTTAAAACCTCTATCACACAGCATGGCCAACACTTAAAAGCCAAATAACAAGCTCCAGGCCACATCCCCCACAAGAGAGTCACTCCTACCTTTCCCACCATTCAACATGATTACAGCCAATCTTTTACCTCAGTGCCAAATTCCAGGGATGGTTCCACACATCATTCCCATAATATCCAAAATTCCACTGATCTCAGTCCTGAATATATTCAACCAATTCTCTAAACCCACTCAGATGGAGATCTCCAGGGATTCTCCAACCCCAGCCAAGGTAATTCTTCTTGTCTCTGTCCTGATTGGGTGATGCCTTATTTGTGACCACTGGTTTTAAACACCCCCAACGTGGGGAATCATTTAACCTGTTGAATGCCGTCAGATTTGAATCATGgtctgcatggaaacaggccctttggcccaacttgtccatgttgtcCAACTTGTCTGTGTTGACAATGTGGTTTACATAACATTGTGGttagtggcacggttggtgtagtggtgagcacaatgccattacagcgccagctataagaattggagttcaaatcccacgctgtctaaaaggagtttgtttgttctcctgtGACTGTGGATTTTCCCAGGGGTCTCcaattgtttcccactgttcaaaatgcactgtggaatgtaggttaattgggtgaaaattgagtggcatggacttgtctaaattttttaaaataaaaattaaatttttgaatccagcgctatctgtaaggagtttgcatgtcgtCCCACATCTGCGTGGGGTTATTCCAGGTGCTCCCGTTTCCTTCCACATTACAAAGATTTTTGGAGTCAGTAGTTTAATTGGTCACACGTGTGTATTTGGGCGTGGAAGAGTTATCtaaatctctaaatttaaaaaaaattaagatcaagCTAATCTCATTTCTCTGTATTTGGGCCATACCCCTCGAACTTTTCCAACCCATGTACCCGTCTAAACATGTTTAGAACTAGTTGTCCCCgcttctaccactttctctgacAGTTCATCCTCTATGTGAAAAAGGTGcccttcaggtcccttttaaatctttccccctgaCCTTAAATCTacatcctctagttttagactccccttccCTGAGGAAAAGACTGGGACTAGTTAACAATgcacagaatgctggaggaaccaggTCAAGCTGCATGGAAAAAGACAAAGAGCTAGTTTCATGTTTCGGGacagaaacccttcatcaggaatagcaagaatcCTCCGAAACATCGACTGTCTATTTGTCTTCCACAGATATTCTGACCCGCTGAGTTACTCTCACACTTcctttgtgttttgctccagTTTTTTCCCCGCACCTGCAGTCTTCTTGTTTACTTGTGACTATTTCTCATGCGAATCTACCTCATGATTCTATGAATCTCTATCAGGTTATCTCTTGGCACttcaccacagcatctgcagacttccctgtttatTCAGTGGCAAAGTCTCTTTCAGGGATGCCTACCCTCCTCCTTTCTTCTgagttctgtgagagtctctcaCTGCTGGacgggctcaggtccgaaacgttgCTCATCTTTTTACTTCCTATgctcaatctgctgagtttcctaGCGcctctgtgtattgcacttggCCCAGCACCTTGTTTAACAATGTCTTGAACAGTTTTTAAGATGGTGCTCCTACTCTTAAACTCAGTGTccaagctcctccagcagataatttttatttttcactttaaTTCCCTTCCTACTCCGTGTCTGTGGCCTCCTGCACTGCCACAACACACACTCAAGGAACAACACCCCATCTTCCAGCCGAGCACAAAGCAGACCCCAGCTCTCAATGTTCTCCAGCTGTAGTTGAGTTTCTTTCTTTCTAAAGAAGTTTGTAATGAGGGCTCTTcagtctgaaatgttaactccatCTTTTCCTGCAGACgcatcctgacctgctgagtacctacactgagttctgttttttttaattatatctcCAGCACCTGTAGATTTTAAATATGTTCTCTCTTTGTTTTAGTTTGTATCAGGACAGAACCTGCGTAACTCAACTGATCAGGTTTCACACTGGAGAAATACCAAAACTGCAATGCTAAAATCTTTTGCAAACTTGTCTGAGGTGATTGTAGACGTTCACCCAGGATTATACATTACCTAGATTTTACAACATTAGCAACATATTACAGATAAGAGAGTTTAACTCCCTTTCAAAGGCCACATTATGTTGCCCTATCAGGAAATTTTTTTGTTCCATTCAATGTCCTTCCACCCCTCACCCTCTCTGCTACCAAGACTAACACCTTTCACAGAATTGTAcagttcagaaacagactcttcaaCCCAATAGTCCTATCTCAGTTTAGTCCTGTTTGCCTGTGCTTGGCCCAAATCCCTTTCACATTCTCTGAAACTGAAGGCCTTTCAGATGAAGGTCTTCAACCTGATGCACTAAatcggtttctctttccacagatgctgtcggACCTGCTGAATgactccaacattttctgttggtATTTCAAGTTTCTCATATGGGTTTCCAATCCCTCCCCTCTTCAGATTCATCTGTCCTTACCCAACAGCTTTCATTACCCCACTGCTGTCTCATTCTCTTCTGATCCAGTTTCAGCGCCAGCAGCTGTCTCCAGTCTCATCGCCTCCCTCCATCCTGTATGACTCATATTCCAGCTGAcctcttttccctctctctcctgcaGCAGATTGCTTGTTGCTTCaggctccagcatctgcagtttccggTATGATTCCTGCAGTTTTGTTTGATTTGTGAGTCTAACCCCTCCCTCGGCCCTTCAAATGGACAACGAGCAACTTAACAGTCAAACATGCTATCAACAGATATTCTTTCTTTGAATGGAGGCTCACCTGCATACACCAGGGCAGTGACTGTGAGAGCTTTGGACAGAATCCTGTATCGAAAATCTCCCTCAAACTTCATCACAACCAAATGGAAAAGGAAGGCACAAGTGGCTTCAATGAAGGCAGCATGACAGATGGACGTCTGAATGGCAGAACTGCAGTTCACAGCCATCATGTTCTGGATGAGATGGAACTCTGTCAGCTCCCAGGACCAGAACGCTCGGGTGGCTAAGCTAGCCAACTGTGTGCCCCCGAACTGGGACAAGACCCTCAGGCCGACGGCTAGCAGTGGAGCGTTGGAGCGCAGCAGCTCCTGCAGAGTGATCAGAGGGTTGGCCTGCGCACCATCCCGAGTGGCTTCAAGGATCAAAGAGAGAACGAAGAGTAGAGTCAAGACCACGTCCATCccgaacccacccacccacaggcCAATAACCACCAACATCCTGAGCTCAAGCCAGCAAGCCCCCAGTTGGAAACAGGCAGCCAACTCTACCAGTACAGTGGAGTAGATCCAAGGCGGCAAGAGCCTTCTGGATACCGCCCTGACTATCTCACAGAGAGTCAGTACAGCAAAGAAGTACCCGCAGGAGATGTTAAGCCCAGTCATGGcttgctctctactctctctgtGAGACTCTCAACACTTGACACTGTTTTAAAGCAAATTAAGTGGAAAAGTGTGCATTTTCCTTAAGGTGAAGGACACCGAGAATAAATACACGTGTACCAGGCAACAGTTGATCAATCATCAACAGATCATTTACACCTGGCACTCACTGATTCATCTGAATTCCTGCGTCTAATTGCTGCTGCCAGAGGATATATTTTCTCCAAGTTTTCCAGCAACAAGTGTTTGTCTTTCAGGGACTGCAGGACGTCCAGTACTGacattgtggtcaaaggtgttggtcTGGTTTGGAAGAACCTTTCCACAAAGGATTGGTGGTGCTCCAAAATCTGgttgactgggacattgtgcgtAACAGGCCCCGGCCCATCCTTCACAACAACTGGGACAGGTATAACTTCTGCAATGGCGGCACTTGGTGCCCTAgtactttggttccacgcacaaCCTGAACAGCCACACACGAAGGTGGTCCTCAGGATGAGGGCCATGTTGCCCCCTTCCTTGTCTGTCAACTTCTACATTGTGACCCTTTTGCatcctttccatcttggatcctCACATGAAAGGAAGACTGCTGGGGTGGGGAATGGACCATTCAGCAGTATTGAcaacacctcacacctgatgAGCAGGTTCTTCCCCAAGAGTGAGAGCCAcatccacagacccaatttctagTAGAACTTTGCCATCCCTCTGACCAATTGGTTGACCCCTTATCTATGTTAAATGGTGCCCTAAGGCTTCCTCTGACATCGGCGTACACCCACCCCTGTTAAAAAATGCACAGAAACACCCTCTGAATTAAACGCTTCGCCGTTTTCTTCATAAAACACCAGTGTTCGCGCTAAAGTTCTGCCAGTCTGATTGAGCAATGCTGAACATTGTTATGGAATTTGACAGAGCGAGGTTTAATGAATATTCCCCCAGACCCA from Narcine bancroftii isolate sNarBan1 chromosome 9, sNarBan1.hap1, whole genome shotgun sequence harbors:
- the LOC138742251 gene encoding aquaporin-12-like isoform X1, whose translation is MTGLNISCGYFFAVLTLCEIVRAVSRRLLPPWIYSTVLVELAACFQLGACWLELRMLVVIGLWVGGFGMDVVLTLLFVLSLILEATRDGAQANPLITLQELLRSNAPLLAVGLRVLSQFGGTQLASLATRAFWSWELTEFHLIQNMMAVNCSSAIQTSICHAAFIEATCAFLFHLVVMKFEGDFRYRILSKALTVTALVYAAGPYTTALFNPALSFSVTFHCSGNTLSEYMIVYWLGPFIATTVAVLLFNGNIPLLFSKNLIYSRQSKYKVPKGKSAFGPGENKAANGQQAKKRDPQKKARET
- the LOC138742251 gene encoding aquaporin-12-like isoform X2, which codes for MTGLNISCGYFFAVLTLCEIVRAVSRRLLPPWIYSTVLVELAACFQLGACWLELRMLVVIGLWVGGFGMDVVLTLLFVLSLILEATRDGAQANPLITLQELLRSNAPLLAVGLRVLSQFGGTQLASLATRAFWSWELTEFHLIQNMMAVNCSSAIQTSICHAAFIEATCAFLFHLVVMKFEGDFRYRILSKALTVTALVYAAGPYTTALFNPALSFSVTFHCSGNTLSEYMIVYWLGPFIGATEILLWNMTSGYLTKPSHQVRSLNCLCIAWQHLAGGSAEG